CAGTCGTTGCCAGGAGAAATTGATCACTTCCCCCTTGAGACGAGCCATAAGCCCACTCTGGGGAACGAAGATGCTGTCGTCGATCTGATCGCCGACTTGCAGATTGCGCATGGCAAAATAGAGTTCGTACTGGTCTATGAAATAATTTTCGATAGCCATAGTCTGATTCGCAACAGCGTACGATAGATCGATCTTCTCGCCGCCACGAGAGTGATACCCCTCGACAAAGTCGCCATCACGCTCCAGAACAAATCGCTCGGTCTGATCACCAACGACAATCTCAAGATCATCTCCGAGATAGTTGCCCTTGTCACCAACAAAATGTTCTCCCTGAACATCGATTATACGTGGCGATCCCACACAGTTGTAATCCAGATGTAAGTGTTCGCGCAAAACGAAACCGGGTGTGCCGTCAACGCTGACTTTCCGCACTACCTGTGAACGCAATTGACCGAGCGTCGAATCCTGCAACAAGAAAGACCAGATACGCATTTCACCTATTGGTCGATAGGCTTCAAAAGATGAGACAGAATCAGTTGATTCTTCAGATACAGCAATGCCACAAAAAAGTAGAACCGCCAGCAGAGATGAGATAAGAATACGTATCATAGCGATGAGATAATAACGAAAACAGCTCCTATGTCAATCAAAACACATCGGTTATTCAGTTATGCGGATACAGATTGCGTTTTCTTGTCAGCCGACATCAACTTAAGCATGTTGGTTGTAAGCTTACAAGTCAGCTCTGAAGCCTGATCAAGGAACATGATAAATTCACCGGCCGCACCATCGCCGGCACCATCGGAAATGACCCTAATAATAACAAATGGCACCTTGTTCATAGCGCATACCTGACCGATAGCGCCCCCTTCCATTTCGGTAGCCACCGCTCCGAATTCGCGCTGAAGCCATTTGATCCGTTCCGGATCCGAAACAAACGAATCACCGGTAGCAATAGTCCCCACCACCAATTGATTGCCGGTTTCCTCCCCCGCTCCGATCTCCTCGTAAGCATCGGTAGCCAGCCGCACCAATTTCGGGTTTGCTTCAAGTTGACGGTTCATATCAGGAATCTCGCCATGCCTGCGACCAAATGCAGTCAGGTCAATATCATGCTGCGTGACATAGTTCGAGACCACCACATCACCCCGTTTCAGATAGGGCACTAGTGACCCGGCCAGGCCGGTGAATATCACAGCATCAACCCCGAAACGATCGATAAGGAGTTGAGAGGCTACCGCCGCATTGACTTTACCAACTCCGCAGCGCAGAAGAACTATTTCCTGATCCGACAGAGTACCAAAATAAAACGTCAGTCCCGCCTGGGTCACTGTCTCGGTAACCTCTGCCTTGCCCTTGATAAGTAGTAGTTCTTCTTCGAGTGCGCTGAGTATTCCAATCATTGCCCCATTACCTCAACTGTTTCCGGTTCATTATCAATAATGTCGGACACCAGCGCGAAAAACATCAGTCGGCCGCCATAGCTGTAATGACCAGATCGCGTCCCTTACGGGAGAATCGCTTGTCTAAATAGAGATTGGCAAACTTTTTCGATTTTACAAACCCGGCATCCTTGATACAACGGAGCATCTGCTCGGGAGTATAGTTATCGAACTGATGACGAAACACCTCAAACTTCGGCGGGGTTTGATTGAAATCGGCACGAGAGACATAAACAAACAGACTGCGCCCTTTTCGTTCGGAGAATCGTTCGTAGACGATACCATCGTTCTCGGTTGCCTTGATTGTCATAAGCGTATCAGCAGTTATGGCCGAGTAATTCAGCATCTGAAGCACTAGATGTCCCCCGGAACGTAAAATAGCCCGGAAATTTATCATTACCTTACGCAGATCAGACAAATTCGCCACGCCACTGATCGAATTGGCCAGACAAACCACCAGGTCAAATTGCCGGTACATTCGTTTTGGTAAACGCTCGAAACTACCGTACTGGAAATCAAGAGAAAGGTTGGTATCGCTACGTGTCTCTTGAGCTTGTTTTATCATCGATCGCGAACGATCCAAACCAACCGTCTCAACTCCCTGTCGAGCAAACAGCAGCGCCGTCAGACCGGTCGCACAACCAGCATCAAGAACCTTCTGCGGTTTGAAGCGCTCGATGATAGACTTGACTTCCCTGGTATGATATGCTTCCCGTTGAGCTGCGTTGGTGATAAGATCATATTCATGCGCATAGACTTCGAATACTGATTTCTGTTTTTTCATGGTGGCAACATACCTATATTTACCGACAAGATCAAGCCGTTCGGCTGTGCGTGATGATGTTAAATTACTGGCTTGAGTAAAATCGATCTGCTGGGTTGAGGATGTTGTCTCTGATTGATTTTGTTTTCAAATTAGTCGAGTATAATCACCAGAATTGTATGCCCTGGTAGTGGATAGCAGTGGAATTTAATTCAAATTACGGGATTTCCAATAGGACAAAAAAAGGGCGGGTCAAAAACCCGCCGACAGAGACTATGCAGCAAATCATCGTTCACTTAATGCCACTTATGAAAATCCTCTGGCTCTCACTGTTGTGCTTGCTACTATCCGGATCAACGGCGCCGACGATCCACAACATTCCCTTCTCTTCCCAATCAGCCTCGGTTGAACTATCAATATATCGCTCCCACTCGTAAATGCCAGTTTCTTTGGCAATACCAACAAACTGCATTTTGATCTTCGGGTCGGCCAGGATGACCACTGATCTGACCATACCGCCTTCTCTTGCGAGCGTCTGGCCTACCTTCATCTGGTCCTGAGCGAACTTGGACAACGTTTTAAGATCTCGCATATCGACAAAAACCATGTAATCAGACTTGATGCTATCGACAACTACCCTAAACTCCCGAACCCAGTTAGCCATCTCCTCACCGGGGATAGTTCCTCCGAAAGTCAAATGAATCCCATATTCGGTTTTCTCAATTGCGTACATAAGCACCTTTATATTACAGGTCTTAGCCTTTCTTCATATTTTATCGGCCGTTTCGGTCAGAACTTAGGTCTCTCAGGTATTTTTGTTTTTCCAAGAAAATACCATATTTACCTGCATAAGTGGAAACTCGGTCCTATGGCGGTACCGGATAACCCGATAAAACTCTACAACTATTGCGGGGCGGATTATAGTTGTAGCCACAATTGCCCGGTGCTATACTGTTGGTCATTGAGGTAAACAACCCGAGTCAGGAGCAGACAAATGGACCGAAAGACAGGTAATATCATCCTGGTCGGTATGATCGCCGGAGCAGTTCTTGGCCTCATGGGCGGGCTGTGGCTGGGTGATTTCATGCTGAGTATCAAGTTCCTCGGCACGATGTTTCTCAACGCGTTGAAAATGGTGGTCGTCCCCTTGGTTGTGGCATCTATAATCATCGGTGTGACGAGTCTGGGTGACATCCGGAAGTTAGGAAGAACCGCCGGAAAGACTATGGCGTATTATCTAGCCACGACCGGTTTCTCGGTGCTGGTCGGGATAATCCTGGTAAATCTGATCCGCCCCGGCGACGACGTACCGCCTATCGGAGCGGCAGTCCCGGAGTTCGTTGCAATGAAAGGCACGGGGACCATAGTCGACGTTATAGTCGGTCTGGTTCCTGACAACATCTTTGGCGCCGCGGCCACAGGCCAGATTCTTCCGCTGATTGTGTTCTCCCTCCTGTTTGGCGGTGTTCTGACTGTCATTGGAGACAAAGGAAAACCAGTCATAGCCTTTTTTGAAGGTATCAACGCCGCGATAATGAAGATCGTCTTGCTTATCATATATTTCGCCCCGATCGGCATTCTTGCTCTGATCGGCGGGATCGTCGCTGAAAACCGCGAGTCGGTGGACAAGTTGATCACCGCCCTGGGGCTATATTCCCTCACAGTCATCATCGGCCTCCTGATTCACGCCACAATAACTCTGCCGACAATTCTGAGATTATTCGGCAGGAGAAACCCGTTCGGCTATTTTCTGAATATGGGCCAGGCTCTGGCTACCGCCTTCACCACCGCCTCGTCTTCGGCAACTCTGCCGGTGACAATTGAGTCGGTCGAGCAGAAAAACAAGGTCGACGAAAGGGCAGCGTCGTTTGTGCTGCCCCTGGGAGCGACGATCAATATGGATGGTACCGCCCTCTATGAAGCGGTGGCGGCCTTGTTTATCGCGCAGATTTATGGTATCGACCTCTCAATCGGTGCACAGATTATCATATTCTTCACCGCCACACTGGCCTCGGTTGGCGCGGCCGCTATCCCCGAAGCCGGGCTTGTCATGATGAGTCTGGTACTCACGGCGGTTGGTTTGCCGCTGGAAGGCATCGGCATCATCCTTGCCATCGACTGGTTCCTGGATCGCTGCCGGACGACTGTCAATGTCTGGGGTGATTCGGTTGGCGCAGCCGTGATAGCCAACACGAAGGAGTTCAAGAACCAACGCTAACGGAAACCTCACAAAAGCTCTGTGATTAGATAAAGAAGGTGACCTTTGCAGGTCACCTTCTTTCACTTAAACACTATAGAAAACGTATAAGATCATTCCACCGGGGCAGGACCACCAAGATACAGGAAGCTCACCATATATGTGATGTCCGCCACACCGCATGTGCCGTCGCCATCAAGATCACAAGCCTCCTCATGTCCTGCTGGCTCTGGACCGCCAAGAAATATGAACGTCACCAGGTAGACAAGATCAGCTATGTCAACCTGCCCGTCACCGTTAATATCCCCCGGTATCTTTCCCGCCATTGTTAAGGTAACGATTGTCGAGAAGGAAGATCGGTCACTAAAGAAGCCGGCCAGGGGAAATAAATACTGAGAAGTACCATAGAACGGACCCAACCGCTCGATGAACTCCGTCACCGAGAAGTCAAACCGAACTACCTCACCGTCAAATCCGGGATATCCACCCAGCAACTCCCAGCCCATCGGCTCCATATCACCGTCTAATCGGACGCTGGACATTTCAATATCTGACGCATTGTATCCGTCGCTGAAGTTACCCAGGTAGATCGATAGAATCATCGTATCAATGTCATGAGCATAATACGCCCATAGGGTATCCGGCTCTGTGATGACCATTGGTGGATCAAGCAGCATCGCATCTATCAGCGCCCGTGCTCCTTCCAATTCCATGTACCACAGATGAAATCCGAATAGATACGTATCGGAGTTTTCTTTCAGCGTACGGACACCAACGGGCTGACCCGCGTTCATTGATGACACCCCCGAAATCGGCTCAAAGAGATGGGTCGTGACACCTGTTTCATTGACGCCAATAACCGACACCGACGGCGGCGAGTCGTCGGTTGGCCAAAGGCCGTTCATTAAATCGCTGAAGCGATTCGTGCCCGCATCAAAGGCGACAGGCGGTAAACCGGGACCGAGTGGTTGAGCACTTGAGAAGGCAAAGATCGAGTCGACCATCGGAAGACTGTTATGGTAGAAGTAAGCCCCACCAACGAAAAAGATCGAATCGATACCGAAGAAACGCTGAAGAAACTTGGGCTCTGCAGCGTGGTACCCCGGATTATCCGAAAAATTAAGGCCAAGGATTGCCGGAAAAGAACCGAAATAGGATAGCTTGCCACCAGAGAGTATGTACTTGGTGTACCCGGCGGTGGCGAGTTCATAAGTCGAGTTGATTGCCTTACCCCGAATGTCATCATCAACAATCACCAGACGATACCGGGTGAAGTCGTGCCAATCAACATAGCCAATTCCATAATAGGAAGCGGAGGAATCTGACCAATCGTAAATGTCGTAGTCGTAGCCCTGTAGGACTTCATCATAGAATGCCACTACAGAATCGTAATTCATTGTATGGGGACCCCCAGCAATCGAATGGGTCACAATGAGAATATCCTGCGTACGAGGTTCAACCCTGACAGCACTGACATCAATCGAGAACTCGGACTCAAAACCGTATTCATCGACCGCCGTGACAACATACACCCTGTCCTCCTGGACATCATAATCAGTGAATGTCATCTTTGAAGGAGTAACCGTAGCATAAGGTTCCATTGCATAGTAGTAATAGGTCTTGCCATCAATGAAAAAGCTGTCCATCGGTGGAATCGTTGCAGCGTGAAATCCCTCGTCGTAGAATGAATGGTATTTCCTGGCAGCCGCCAGGGAACTATCAAACCGATAGACATTATAGTGGTCGATAGTCGCTCCCTCTGGCGTCGACCAGTTCAACACAACCGGCTGACCTTCTTCGTAGAACGAATACTCGATCTCAAATTGAGGAGCAAAGGTGGGGTCAGTGAGCTTGACGAATACCGGGTCACAGACTTCCCCTGTTCCTTTCGCTGCCTCGTGAGCGACATTAACAAAATATATCTTTTGTGGCTCCAGGTTGTCGAAAGTGTAACTGGTTTGGTCTGAATTAAGGTAGGCGACCTGGTTAAGTTCGCTGGGACGTAACCACGGTGCCGGTACTCCGGGATACGGCAGGGAGTCCGGCGGTACTTCGCTGAGATAGACACGGTTGCCGTAGATGTTGTCAAAGCACCATGGATCCCACTGCACAACTACTTCGTCAACATCTTCGTATACAGCCCTCAGCCCGATTGGTGGCAAAGAGGCATCAAGCAGAACTCCAGCCAGCGAATCGGATAAATCGCCGTTCGTTATCAGACTGCTCAAATCCAACCCGGCAAGGTATGTCTCGGGATTGTCCGGGAGGTTGTCGATGTTATCTGGATCTGAGTGGACGTCGGATGATGTGAACGTGGCATACAGAAGTCGATGACTTTGACCTGGTGCCAAATCGAATGGTCCCAACGACATTAGAAAACGGGTGTCATAACCATCGGTGAAGTCCGTAACCAGGAATTGATTCGGATAGAGCCACGTCGGGTCCGAAGGCTCAATAGAAGCCGTCATTACCTGATCATAATCCCATTCCGGGTGGCTCAGGATATAGTACTTGTTATCATCACGATCCGGAGTGCCAAATCCACCGGTACCAAAGTCCCGAAAGGGATCAGTCGGTGTGCCCTTCAGACGAGGACCAAAATCAAGAGGTGGTGTACCGTTGCTCAGCCACCAATTGAAATTCGTATCAACAGCATCAAACGTACTCGCCAGGAATTTGAATCCAAACGCTCGCGGCACCGGCAGAATCTCCGGATCGGGAGAGGCAAGGTCACCATCATTGTCAATAGTATAGGCAATCCCCTCACTTCGGAGCGTACCGGTGATGTCATCAGAATACCCACTAAAGCCGCTGCATTCATAGCAGACATCGCAATCCATATAGAAACCGACATACCCGTCATGT
This is a stretch of genomic DNA from Candidatus Zixiibacteriota bacterium. It encodes these proteins:
- a CDS encoding 5'-methylthioadenosine/adenosylhomocysteine nucleosidase, which codes for MIGILSALEEELLLIKGKAEVTETVTQAGLTFYFGTLSDQEIVLLRCGVGKVNAAVASQLLIDRFGVDAVIFTGLAGSLVPYLKRGDVVVSNYVTQHDIDLTAFGRRHGEIPDMNRQLEANPKLVRLATDAYEEIGAGEETGNQLVVGTIATGDSFVSDPERIKWLQREFGAVATEMEGGAIGQVCAMNKVPFVIIRVISDGAGDGAAGEFIMFLDQASELTCKLTTNMLKLMSADKKTQSVSA
- a CDS encoding class I SAM-dependent methyltransferase, with protein sequence MKKQKSVFEVYAHEYDLITNAAQREAYHTREVKSIIERFKPQKVLDAGCATGLTALLFARQGVETVGLDRSRSMIKQAQETRSDTNLSLDFQYGSFERLPKRMYRQFDLVVCLANSISGVANLSDLRKVMINFRAILRSGGHLVLQMLNYSAITADTLMTIKATENDGIVYERFSERKGRSLFVYVSRADFNQTPPKFEVFRHQFDNYTPEQMLRCIKDAGFVKSKKFANLYLDKRFSRKGRDLVITAMAAD
- a CDS encoding dicarboxylate/amino acid:cation symporter, with the translated sequence MDRKTGNIILVGMIAGAVLGLMGGLWLGDFMLSIKFLGTMFLNALKMVVVPLVVASIIIGVTSLGDIRKLGRTAGKTMAYYLATTGFSVLVGIILVNLIRPGDDVPPIGAAVPEFVAMKGTGTIVDVIVGLVPDNIFGAAATGQILPLIVFSLLFGGVLTVIGDKGKPVIAFFEGINAAIMKIVLLIIYFAPIGILALIGGIVAENRESVDKLITALGLYSLTVIIGLLIHATITLPTILRLFGRRNPFGYFLNMGQALATAFTTASSSATLPVTIESVEQKNKVDERAASFVLPLGATINMDGTALYEAVAALFIAQIYGIDLSIGAQIIIFFTATLASVGAAAIPEAGLVMMSLVLTAVGLPLEGIGIILAIDWFLDRCRTTVNVWGDSVGAAVIANTKEFKNQR
- a CDS encoding dockerin type I repeat-containing protein, with the protein product MRTLRLVTVVLALGLMMGVQVDARAEIDLNSTSFDRSTLGQVLASPDLIVDPPVNWPMYYGVQQTGEIVTRFDCYGGFGGGFGLYPNWSGWPTGWFEAPPDNGAEYLFAGAIWVGGIVGDDTLVSTAMDGWISINEMYPDGNQPAVTKVSYPTDYSMRAEFSDTSVELGGVDYEDGSRPHIPLNIRMVNRSHIWRTEPENRTVIYDLILTNTGDEEIHDGYVGFYMDCDVCYECSGFSGYSDDITGTLRSEGIAYTIDNDGDLASPDPEILPVPRAFGFKFLASTFDAVDTNFNWWLSNGTPPLDFGPRLKGTPTDPFRDFGTGGFGTPDRDDNKYYILSHPEWDYDQVMTASIEPSDPTWLYPNQFLVTDFTDGYDTRFLMSLGPFDLAPGQSHRLLYATFTSSDVHSDPDNIDNLPDNPETYLAGLDLSSLITNGDLSDSLAGVLLDASLPPIGLRAVYEDVDEVVVQWDPWCFDNIYGNRVYLSEVPPDSLPYPGVPAPWLRPSELNQVAYLNSDQTSYTFDNLEPQKIYFVNVAHEAAKGTGEVCDPVFVKLTDPTFAPQFEIEYSFYEEGQPVVLNWSTPEGATIDHYNVYRFDSSLAAARKYHSFYDEGFHAATIPPMDSFFIDGKTYYYYAMEPYATVTPSKMTFTDYDVQEDRVYVVTAVDEYGFESEFSIDVSAVRVEPRTQDILIVTHSIAGGPHTMNYDSVVAFYDEVLQGYDYDIYDWSDSSASYYGIGYVDWHDFTRYRLVIVDDDIRGKAINSTYELATAGYTKYILSGGKLSYFGSFPAILGLNFSDNPGYHAAEPKFLQRFFGIDSIFFVGGAYFYHNSLPMVDSIFAFSSAQPLGPGLPPVAFDAGTNRFSDLMNGLWPTDDSPPSVSVIGVNETGVTTHLFEPISGVSSMNAGQPVGVRTLKENSDTYLFGFHLWYMELEGARALIDAMLLDPPMVITEPDTLWAYYAHDIDTMILSIYLGNFSDGYNASDIEMSSVRLDGDMEPMGWELLGGYPGFDGEVVRFDFSVTEFIERLGPFYGTSQYLFPLAGFFSDRSSFSTIVTLTMAGKIPGDINGDGQVDIADLVYLVTFIFLGGPEPAGHEEACDLDGDGTCGVADITYMVSFLYLGGPAPVE